The window CCATGGCCCTAATGAGCTCCATGTCGGCAACAGTAAGGGACTTTCAATTTCCTATGTTGGTACTGCTACATATCCCTCCAACTCTGaatctctttctttcatttatcaaatattttacatgttcctTCTATCTCCAAAAACCTTCTTTCAGTTCAAAAATTTTGTCAAGATAATtctgtttattttgaatttcattaGTCTCACTTTTTTGTCAAGGACCAGGTAACCAAGAAAATCTTGCTTTCCGGATTGAGTAGCAATGGTCTCTACACCGTCTCTTTTGACCCGGCTTCTTTTCCATCTACTAATACTGCTGAAAGGACATCCTTGGACGTTTGGCACTCCTGCCTTGGTCATCCACAGGAGTGTCTCTTACGCTTTATGCTTGGCTACAATGCTCTTCCTTGTCATTCTACTCATTTATCTAATTTGTGTAATGCTTGTCAACTTGGCAAAGCTAGTCGTCTCTCTTTAGGACTTTCTTCTTCTCGTAGTTTGTTTCTGTTGGATTTGATAtatagtgatgtttgggggccaTCCCCTACTCTTTCTAGTGACGGCTACtgttattttgtaatttttgtggatgactgcactaaatatatttggttttttttgctCCATCGTAAATCTAAtgtgttctttatttttcgtaCTTTTCAATTAATGGTTGAACGCCTTTTCACTAGAAAAATTTGGGTTGTACAAACGGATTGGGAGGTGAGTTTTGCACTCTCCCCATCTTTTTCTCCTCTGTTGGCATCTCTCATTGCCTCTCTTACCCTCACACTCATGAGCAGCAAAGGTCGGTTGAGCGTCGCCATTGCTACATTGTTGAAACAGGATTGTCTTTACTTGCCCATGGCCATGTTCCTCAATAATTTTGCCACTTTGCCTTTGAAATTGCAGTTTTTCTcattaaccgcatgccttccTGTGTGTCGGATCACATCTCTCCCTTGCAGTTAGTCCATCACAAGGCCTCGGATTACTCATTTCTTCGGGTTTTTGGTTGCCTGTGCTACCCTTATATTTGTCCCTACAATCGTCACAAAATTGATTTTCGGTCCACACcctgtgtttttcttggttacagTCCTCTACATACTGGTTATCGTTGCTTTGATCTTCATTCAAAGAAGTTTTGGATCGCTCGTCATGTTCGCTTTGATGAGCACAACTTCCCTTCTCACTCTCTTTCTCatccttcctctccctcttctcctccttccccttccccttggGCTTCCTTTCCATGTGCGGTACCACGCCCTATTGCACCCCCCTTACTCGCACCTACCCATGATCCCCCCACCACCTTTGTCGTCCCCTCCCCCCACCATTACCTCCACACAACCCCCATCACCATCCCCTACTCCACCTGACTCCCCTCCCTCTCCTCCACCTACCCGTACTCACTCCATTCAGGAGCTGTACGTTGCCCCCCACCCGGTCCCTCCATGACTCTACGTCCCTGGCCTACTCGGTCCCATGCTTTGTCTActaacttcccccccccccacacccttGAGCCCCCTTATTTTTTGCAGGCTTCCAAGATCCCTGAGTGGCGCACTGTCATGGCTGAGGAGTTCAATGCCTTAATAAAAAATGGGACGTGGTCCTTGGTCCCTCGTTCCTCTGCTATGAATCTTGTGGGTTGCAAATGGGTATGTCACCTCAAACGTAAGGCAAATGGTTCTTTTGAAAGGTACAAAGCTCAATTGGTTGCTAAGGGTTTTCATCAGCCTGGAGTTGATTATTAGGAAACATTCAGTCCTGTTGTCAAACCAACCACCGTCCATTCCATTCTTTCACTTGCAGTCTCTTATGGCTGGCCGGGTCGCTAACTTAATGTACACAACGCCTTTTTGCATGGCATTCTGTATGAGGACGTGTTTAAGGTCTAGCCACATGGTTTTATTGATGCCACACGTCCTGATCATGTTTGTAAGCTTCATCGCTCCTTATACGGGCTAAAACAGGCCCCTCGTGCTTGGTTTCACTAGCTCTCTCACTATCTTATTCAGCTTGGTTTTCGGTCTTCGCAAACCGATccttcattatttatttttcaggATGCAAGTCATACTATATATGTGCTtatctatgtggatgacaaaTTGGTCAGTAGCAACTCAGCTACTCGGGTAAGCTCTCTTCTTGAGCGTTTGTCCTCGGAGTTTGCCATCAAGGATCTTGGgccattatcttttattttttgggtgttgaaGCTACTTACAACTCTAAGGGGCTGCTTCTATCCCAATCTTGGTATGTGGCTGATTTACTAAATCGTGCAGGAATGCAGGATTGCAAACCTTGCTCCACTCCAATGGCATTGTCTTCACCTACTTCCGATGCAGGGGGTGCCCCCTTCTTCGATGCTACAAAATATCATTCTGTTGTGGGTGCTCTCCAATATATTACCCTTACACGACCTGACGTGGCCTTTGCCGTCAATCATGTCTGTCAGTACATGCACTCTCCCACCGAGCATTATTGGTCCTTAGTAAAATGCATCCTCACGATATTTAAAGGCCACTCATCATCATGGTCTTCTCATTAGTCGTTCCAAGGATCTCACTCCTCAGACCTATTCCGATATAGATTGGGCTGGTAGTAGTGAAGATCTCAAGTCTACAGGCGCTTATACAATTTTTCTTGGCCCGAATCTCATTTCTTGGAATTCATGCAAACAACGGACTGTTGCTCGCTCTTCTACACAGTTTGAATATAAGGCCCTGGCCGATGCTGCTGCTGAATTGGTTTGGTTAGAGTCGTTATTTATTGAGTTGGGTGTCACTCTCCCTGGTCCACCAGATCTCTGGTGTGATAACATTGGGGCGACCTATTTATCTGCAAACCCTGTGTTCCATGCTAGTACCAAGCATGTCGAGATCGATTTTCACTTTATTCGGGATCGGGTTACCAAACGCCAGCTCTCTGTTCAGTTTATTTCCACCACcgatcaactagctgatgtaCTAACCAAACCGCTATCCATGGCATGGTTCCAATTCTTACAGGACAAGCTGCAGATTCAGTTCCTCGATtctccatcttgagggggtgtattgacgtATATAGAGTCCCATGTAAATGGaaactctatatatatatatatatatatttgactATCAATAAAGATTCACTAAGCATTCTCAGTGCTAATAAAGGGTTACTTGGGATCCATTACTTGCTCCACTACGCATACCTTTAGGGAAGCTAACTGTGTGGAATATATCTTGGCCAAGAAAGCAGCGTCTGAGAGTTGGGTAAAATCTTGGGAGGAAGTTCCAGATTTTATTATGGAAGAAACTCTTTGGGATATTCAACGAGACCGCGCTTCAGGTTTTCTAGTTAATTTTCTTTCCCCTGCTGAAGGCTATGACGATGGTGGCCCCTTAGGTCAGAGACCTTTTTTGTGTTGTATTGGTTTGGGCATGGTTAGACATTCTTCTTGTACAGTTTTTTCATATTATCATATCTTTTGTTGATCTTCAACTTAGAAAAACAGGAAGGCTCTTGTGATTGTGTTTGCCGGGTATGCCTTGACGTTAATTTTGTATACTTTCTctcgtttttttgttttcttttttctttttaaatacaATATGGTCttgtagagaaaaaaaaaactagtttgaGTTATTAAGATAACCCaaaaaatttagaaatagaaataaaaataaggaatttttCTAAACTAGCTAACTAGTACACGACACTATATTAAACGTACGtacctaaaataaaaaactaaactagaaaatCAGGCTGCAAACTTACGAATTCTTTTCGTTTTttaaaaaaggaatagaaaatCATTGATCCAACCATATCAATAAAACATATACTAAATGATAAATcaccccctaaaaaaaataaaaatagtcaaACAGTATTTAATTACATTCCGTTCAGACATTTTCTTGAACCTGAATTGCATATCTGTTATGTAATTCTGCATGCATGACTACTTCCCCTCTCAAGGGTTTTTACTTACATCAGATTTCACACTTCAGACTTCCTTCAAGTGGGTGATTAATTGGTATGAGTGAAACAAGAGAGTACTACTGTACGGACGGAACATGGGTTTTGGTTGGTTGGTGAGTTTGAGTTGAGAGTAATGAGTAGTGATCAGTGCTGGGTTGGCTGGTGGGTATGGGAATAAAGTGGAGTGGAGAAGCCAGAAGGGAACGAAGGCCGACGTAGAGTATGACGAGAAGACCATCGTCACTGTCAATCATCATACTCTACTATATATATCCCTTCGCTACAAAACAAACCTCCTCAGTGCCCCAACTCCATGTTTGCACTTTGCATtacaaaaaaccccaaacagaATCCGAAGCAATCACTCCCCCCAAATTCCTATGTTAGGTTTTGATCTAAGGTTGCTCTTCGCACGAAAAAGATCCCACTCTTTTTCTCGCTAACAACAAATCAAAttccccccacacacacacactctctctctctctctctcttcacaacCCAAGCTTAACAAGCGAGAAGCGAGAAGACCCACCAACCATAGCCCATCATCTCTCTCTGTCCCTCGTGTCGTGATGGAAATAGATAAACACaataaacaagagaaaataaaagaaaaaaggaaggaagaagtgGAATCTACGTAAGTTAAAGCGACCTGTGTTCAAGAATGCTGACATTTGTTCTTTGCCTCTTCATACTCCCAGCAGAAGAATCATCACCAGTTGTTCTCTCCATGACCGCTTTCAATCCTTCTTTAATTGAGCTAATGGAGTagtgttgctgctgttgctcattaatattattattattattattattattattattattatttgagtCATCGTCTCCAGTGATGAACAACACGTTCTTCACTCGTCCACCTAGTGTTGTAATCTCGGCTTTCAGAGTTCGTAACTTGAGTGCTTTTAAGGTCTTGATAAGATCAGGCAAGAGATCAGGCCTGTCTTCACAGCACAATGAAGCTTTGATTATCAACTTCCCTTCCTCTTCTGATGCATCGACGCTGAGTTCATCTATCTCAGTTGGCACCGGACTTGCTTCTTCGATCTGAGATGTCTGCCGTTTCAGTTCTTTAACATGTTGGATCACTTCTGCTAGCAATGAGGCTTTGTCCGtctataaacaaaaaaacaaccaaCAAAACCCAACCATCAAAATACAGCAAATAAAACCAAAGTTTTAAAAGTGTGAGTTTTGTATTTGAACTTTCTCTGATTGGTATTTCAGATGGAATTTAAGAGTTTAAAGTGCGGCGGCACGTTCTTTAGTTACTGACATCGATGCTGGTTAGTCTCACTCTTCACCGGCAAGAAATTTCTATGGAAGCTTTTTAGTGGCTCTATGGTTTCCTCTTTAACATACCAACTGAGCAATTTTGACGCTTATTTTTCCTTCCTCGGAACTACCAAACTATTTCAGAGAAGACCCAAAAGAACTAAAACAAGAGAAATGCAAGTAAAGAGGTTTAAAAacaccagaaaagaaaagaaaaaaatagtcaGTCAGGGAAAATCTATAGAAATCTTTGTATGAAAACGTTCAAGAATGTAGGCGTTAGGAAGCATGGATTCGTTTTGTGTTGCGTGTGTGTGGATGGGTGTGGGTGTGTAAAAAATGTTGTCTTTGATCTTTGGATTACCAATAACTTACTTTAGTGGTGTTGGGTAGCAAGCTGCGTAATTTAGCAAGATGGTTGttgattctctctcttcttcttcgctcAGCCTCGCTATGACTCTTAGAAGCTGCAAGTGCCTTTGCGTCTATGATCTCCTGTGCTGTCATCTTACCAAACTCAGCTTGAAACCCGAATTCAGAGGAGGTTTGATGAAGACTAACAGGGCTGCCATGTGGGTCTGATAGGATCCGGAGATTATCAGATGATGGAACTTCATAAGCAAACTGATGAGTTGAAGCTCTTCTGTTGAATAAACCACCGAAGGATgatggaggaggaggtggtggtggactAAAGAACGAGTCATGGTCTCGGACTGAGTTAGTGGAGATAGAAACTGGGTTGAACGTGTGAACCGGAGGGAGAGACCATTGAAATATGGGAGAGACATCAGGGAAAACTAAACCTCCTCTACTCCCTCCTCCATACCCATCACTAATGaattgttgctgttgttgctgtcGAAGAAGTAGTTGTTCTTGGTAGTTATGGATGTTGAAACCCTGAGAACCCTCTCCTCGATCCTCTTCTTTCTTGGCATAcatctctcttctctatctATAATCTATACTTACCTTTCTATGTATAAAAAACCGGAAAAGGCTCAGCTCTTGAGATCAAACTGCAAAactggggtttttttttttttttttttcaatcttcttcttacCTGAAAGGAGAATGGAAAACTTGGTTTTAGACTCACTGGACAAAGAGATCAAAAAAGTTAAAAGGAGTTATGAAccatgaaaaaggaaaaataggtgaagaagagagaaagtaaGACAGACTTTGCCTCAGATGTGATGTTGTGGCCTTgtgggagagaagggaaaggagTGGAAGGGTGTCGtgatcctctctctttctctctctctctctctctctcgctatgTATATATAGTCGTCCCCTATGGTACtcctccaaacaaaaaaaatagaaaaagaaaagccaaGCTACTTCTTTCTGCCTCACTTTCTATTGTTGGGTTCTTTGGTGTGATCCTCTTTTATCCCCCTCTTCTAcgctttccttttctttagtgtttattctcttttctgttcctttctTCTGTGCTCTGAGCaacccacctctctctctctctctctctctctctctctctctctctctctatatatatatatatatacatgtctATCTCGAAGCCTGTACAATCTATGATGACTAAGTAGTATTATGTAAGACTAGTGTGGGTGTGGAGTCTCCTTTCCTTTAGTCATACGCcattaattctctctttctaagtTGTTTCCAATCCATGGCATGGATAACTCTTCGAGTTGGTCAGCTCGATCAGCTGTGTTGTTCTTTGTTATTGTCACCCTCTTTTAATAATGGGATTTcgttaataaaaattaaaattggcGTTAGTCTTGCTTTGTAATTGGTGAAAAGTAAATAATtacttaccaaaaaagaaaagtgaataATTACACAGTGCGAGTGCTGGTGCGGTTGGGCCAGCGGCAGCCGAAGCTGCAGTAAATCAACACAAGGCCAAGGGAACACAAACATAAAACACAGTAAACACACAACACACCGATTTTCGACCGACCAAAGGCCCAGACCAAGACCCAGACCCAGACCCAGACACAGGGATAATAATGATAAAAGGCTACAACTCCCTTACttattaccaaacaaaaaaaaaattactccCTTCCTTACTTTTACCACCTCGGTCAAGCCCCCACGTTCTtccacaaacacacacacactcactaGAACCATCACCAGGCACCAGCacctcaaccccccccccccctcgctATTTCCACGCCACCCTTTTCTGCTTCCCCAGAACCACGTAATCATTGTGTCTTGAAACGcactctttccatctctcctcgttctctctctctctctccccccagcTCTCCACATTCCTCGATTTCAGCCACTCAATTTCATGCTATTTATTGGTCTTTCTGAaaccttttttgaaaaaattaaaaagattcTTCAAAACTTGGCCAAAAAAAAGAGGGCAAATTTTGTTTACTCATATCTCATTTCTATAGGATTTTGGAAttctggtaaaaaaaaaaagtttctagAGTTTGGAATCTTTAGACAATAATTGAAAAATCTGATTTTCTTATTCGACTCATCTTTTAGAAAAACCTGATGACTCGATCTTGTCAAACCCGATCA is drawn from Telopea speciosissima isolate NSW1024214 ecotype Mountain lineage chromosome 1, Tspe_v1, whole genome shotgun sequence and contains these coding sequences:
- the LOC122641523 gene encoding transcription factor bHLH30-like isoform X1; the protein is MYAKKEEDRGEGSQGFNIHNYQEQLLLRQQQQQQFISDGYGGGSRGGLVFPDVSPIFQWSLPPVHTFNPVSISTNSVRDHDSFFSPPPPPPPSSFGGLFNRRASTHQFAYEVPSSDNLRILSDPHGSPVSLHQTSSEFGFQAEFGKMTAQEIIDAKALAASKSHSEAERRRRERINNHLAKLRSLLPNTTKTDKASLLAEVIQHVKELKRQTSQIEEASPVPTEIDELSVDASEEEGKLIIKASLCCEDRPDLLPDLIKTLKALKLRTLKAEITTLGGRVKNVLFITGDDDSNNNNNNNNNNNNINEQQQQHYSISSIKEGLKAVMERTTGDDSSAGSMKRQRTNVSILEHRSL
- the LOC122641523 gene encoding transcription factor bHLH30-like isoform X2; protein product: MYAKKEEDRGEGSQGFNIHNYQEQLLLRQQQQQQFISDGYGGGSRGGLVFPDVSPIFQWSLPPVHTFNPVSISTNSVRDHDSFFSPPPPPPPSSFGGLFNRRASTHQFAYEVPSSDNLRILSDPHGSPVSLHQTSSEFGFQAEFGKMTAQEIIDAKALAASKSHSEAERRRRERINNHLAKLRSLLPNTTKTDKASLLAEVIQHVKELKRQTSQIEEASPVPTEIDELSVDASEEEGKLIIKASLCCEDRPDLLPDLIKTLKALKLRTLKAEITTLGGRVKNVLFITGDDDSNNNKQQHYSISSIKEGLKAVMERTTGDDSSAGSMKRQRTNVSILEHRSL